The following are encoded in a window of Paludisphaera rhizosphaerae genomic DNA:
- the ggt gene encoding gamma-glutamyltransferase: MDQPRRAFLKGGLAGLAYLGSGCIQSARAHDRPHGAGQKTRSSVIARGGVAATSQPLASAAAIRVLQKGGNAIDAAIAANAVLGVVEPMSCGIGGDLFAIVWDPKSKKLHGLNASGRSPGKADIAGFRARGLDMIPTSGPLSWSVPGCVDGWDNLRRKFGTLGWADILGPAIEYAEGGFPVSEIISGDWRLSARSLSRVPTSAACYLREGRAPAEGDVFRNPYLAKSLRAVVDGGRDAYYKGPIAEAIVRYSDSVGGLFAGSDFAEHTSSWVDPVSTNYRGYDVWELPPNGQGIAALQMLNLLEAYDLKSMGPQSAQALHLQIEAKKLAYEDRGRYYADPDKAEVPVRELISKEYADRRRKLIDPNRANDKPIPGDPKGDTIYMTVVDGSFLAVSLIQSNYNGFGSGHVPGELGFALQNRGCQFNLAPAHPNRLEPRKRPFHTIIPAFVTKNGAPWLSFGLMGGDMQAQGHAQMICNMVDFDMDVQESGDAPRFHHFGSTEPTGVPAKGGGTTALESEIGPDVRQALEAKGHKLVESRGGFGGYQAIRIDVDRGVLIGGTDPRKDGAAMGF, encoded by the coding sequence ATGGACCAGCCGCGACGGGCGTTCCTCAAGGGGGGTCTCGCCGGCCTCGCCTATCTGGGATCGGGGTGCATTCAGTCGGCACGGGCGCACGACCGGCCTCACGGGGCGGGCCAAAAGACGAGGTCGTCGGTGATCGCGCGTGGCGGCGTGGCGGCGACGAGCCAACCGCTCGCCAGCGCGGCGGCGATCCGCGTGCTTCAGAAGGGAGGCAACGCCATCGACGCCGCCATCGCGGCCAACGCCGTGCTGGGCGTCGTCGAGCCGATGTCATGCGGGATCGGCGGCGACCTCTTCGCGATCGTCTGGGATCCGAAGTCGAAGAAACTCCACGGCCTGAACGCCAGCGGCCGATCTCCGGGCAAGGCGGACATCGCCGGCTTCCGCGCCCGGGGCCTGGACATGATCCCCACCAGCGGCCCGTTGAGTTGGTCGGTCCCTGGCTGCGTCGACGGCTGGGACAACCTCAGGCGCAAGTTCGGGACGCTTGGCTGGGCCGACATCCTCGGCCCGGCGATCGAGTACGCCGAGGGGGGCTTCCCCGTCTCCGAGATCATCTCCGGCGACTGGCGGCTCTCAGCGCGGTCGTTGTCGCGCGTGCCGACCTCCGCCGCCTGCTATCTTCGCGAAGGCCGAGCGCCCGCCGAAGGGGACGTCTTCCGCAATCCGTACCTGGCGAAATCGCTGCGGGCGGTCGTCGACGGCGGTCGCGACGCCTACTACAAAGGCCCCATCGCCGAGGCGATCGTCCGCTATTCGGATTCGGTGGGCGGACTGTTCGCGGGGTCGGACTTCGCCGAGCACACGTCGAGCTGGGTCGACCCAGTCTCCACCAACTATCGCGGCTACGACGTCTGGGAATTGCCCCCCAACGGCCAGGGGATCGCTGCGCTCCAGATGCTCAACCTGCTGGAAGCCTACGACCTCAAGAGCATGGGCCCGCAGTCGGCCCAGGCGTTGCACCTTCAGATCGAGGCCAAGAAGCTCGCCTACGAGGATCGCGGCCGCTACTACGCCGATCCGGACAAGGCTGAGGTCCCCGTCCGCGAGTTGATCTCCAAGGAGTACGCGGACCGTCGCCGCAAGCTCATCGACCCCAACCGGGCCAACGACAAGCCCATCCCCGGCGATCCCAAGGGAGACACGATCTACATGACGGTCGTCGACGGCTCGTTCCTGGCCGTCAGCCTGATCCAGAGCAACTACAACGGCTTCGGCTCGGGACACGTCCCCGGCGAGTTGGGGTTCGCCCTCCAGAATCGCGGCTGTCAGTTCAACCTGGCCCCCGCGCACCCGAACCGGCTGGAACCTCGCAAGCGGCCCTTCCACACGATCATCCCGGCGTTCGTCACCAAGAACGGAGCGCCCTGGTTGAGCTTCGGCCTGATGGGAGGCGACATGCAGGCCCAGGGCCACGCGCAGATGATCTGCAACATGGTCGACTTCGACATGGACGTGCAAGAATCCGGCGACGCCCCACGCTTCCATCACTTCGGCTCGACCGAGCCCACCGGCGTCCCGGCCAAGGGAGGCGGCACGACGGCCCTCGAATCCGAGATCGGCCCCGACGTCCGCCAGGCGCTGGAGGCCAAGGGCCACAAGCTCGTCGAATCCCGAGGCGGCTTCGGCGGCTACCAGGCCATCCGCATCGACGTCGACCGCGGCGTCCTCATCGGCGGCACCGACCCGCGCAAAGATGGCGCGGCGATGGGATTCTGA
- a CDS encoding DKNYY domain-containing protein, producing the protein MTIRQFDARFGIPLRLILILACLVAAGCTTGYVKSGGEWTYVTINESIGREVRKVDADVATFRVLAAPGYACDKAHVYKAGVVLEGFDGATFEFLKGDRYARDKNHIYFDDSIVQDADRDTFQVLGRQYARDARNVYDGSLRMNVAHPDAFHVLDEGSVDERNGLSYFYSTDDLVNRLGSEFADHQVLYEAKGQDDRYRIVIPSAGTATDGEWLYEGPKRSRRVHDGGGRVGLQ; encoded by the coding sequence ATGACGATCCGGCAATTCGACGCTCGCTTCGGGATCCCGCTGCGGTTGATCCTCATCCTGGCCTGCCTTGTGGCCGCGGGGTGCACCACGGGCTACGTGAAGAGCGGCGGCGAGTGGACTTATGTGACCATCAACGAATCGATCGGCCGCGAGGTGAGGAAGGTCGACGCCGACGTCGCGACCTTTCGCGTGCTGGCCGCCCCGGGTTACGCCTGCGACAAGGCCCACGTCTACAAGGCGGGCGTCGTCCTCGAAGGATTCGACGGCGCGACCTTCGAGTTCCTGAAGGGAGACCGCTACGCCCGAGACAAGAACCACATTTACTTCGACGACTCGATCGTCCAGGACGCCGATCGCGACACGTTCCAGGTCCTCGGCCGGCAGTACGCCCGCGACGCCCGGAACGTCTACGACGGCAGCCTCCGCATGAACGTCGCCCACCCCGACGCCTTCCATGTGCTCGACGAAGGCAGTGTCGACGAGCGGAACGGCCTGTCGTACTTCTACTCGACCGACGACCTCGTGAATCGCCTGGGGAGCGAATTCGCCGATCACCAGGTTCTCTACGAAGCCAAAGGTCAGGACGACCGTTATCGCATCGTCATCCCCTCGGCCGGCACCGCCACCGACGGCGAGTGGCTCTATGAGGGACCGAAGCGGTCACGCCGGGTTCATGACGGCGGAGGGCGCGTCGGTTTGCAATGA
- a CDS encoding serine hydrolase — translation MTAFYSRRSRLAQAFVLFATLIGVAQAQEAPKIAPRLQPFVDDGTVAGVVTLVATPQQVLDVEAVGWADVAARKPMTTDAVFWIASQSKPITGAALMILVDEGKVDVEDPVEKYLPEFKDVRVAVPGGEPKPPAHPIKVREILSHTSGLPFSSPIEKPTLDLFPLAERVRSYTTVPLLFEPGTKSQYSNAGINTAGRIIEVVSGMPYETFLNERIFKPLGMVDATFRPTGARLARVAKSYKPVAGKLEETTISQLKYPLDSLDRQPMPAGGLFATADDVRRFYQMLANDGVFEGKRILSEKAVRMMTSDQSGEAHSHYGFGIGVGGDGKTFSHGGAYGTDSGYDKGRRLITVFLVQQASWTDRGKTVLPTFKKAAFETFESKSRAAAAADAPKPNIVVLLADDLGFGDVGCFGHPRIKTPVIDGLAREGARLTSMYAGAPVCSPSRAAMFSGRNPNRVGVRDWIDQGSGVHLDRSAVTVAQRLKEAGYTTCLAGKWHLNSKFDGQEPTPGDFGFDYWFATQNNAKHQDPTNYVRNGKRVGPLKGHDTSVMVDETISFIEKAGDRPFAAFVTFHAPHEQIETPAEYKAMYSDVADETTRDYYGSVTLIDHEVGRLLAALDAHGLREKTLVVFTSDNGPEGYLRYPKAIHSHGSASPLRGMKLSMFEGGFRVPGVVRWPGRVKPGTEIAEPVAFYDLLPTFCALAGTTPTGPTDGANVQPLLEGRVSTVDRSVPLHWQYDNSPDGPWRLAVRRGPWKLLADADRRQFALFNLAEDVAEAHDKAAEHPEIVKELSADLNRLYVPPKS, via the coding sequence ATGACGGCCTTTTACTCCCGTCGTTCTCGGCTAGCACAGGCGTTCGTTCTGTTCGCGACGCTCATCGGCGTGGCGCAAGCGCAGGAGGCCCCGAAGATCGCCCCTCGGCTGCAGCCGTTCGTCGACGACGGGACCGTCGCCGGGGTGGTGACGCTGGTGGCGACTCCGCAACAGGTGCTGGACGTGGAGGCCGTCGGCTGGGCGGACGTGGCGGCGAGAAAGCCGATGACGACGGACGCCGTCTTCTGGATCGCCTCGCAGTCCAAGCCGATCACGGGCGCGGCGCTGATGATCCTGGTCGACGAGGGGAAAGTCGACGTCGAGGATCCGGTCGAGAAGTATCTGCCCGAGTTCAAGGACGTCCGCGTGGCCGTACCGGGAGGCGAGCCGAAGCCGCCGGCCCACCCGATCAAGGTTCGCGAGATTCTCAGCCACACCAGCGGCCTGCCGTTCAGCTCGCCGATCGAGAAGCCGACTCTTGACCTCTTCCCGCTGGCCGAGCGCGTCCGCAGCTACACGACTGTGCCCCTCCTGTTCGAGCCGGGGACGAAGTCGCAATACTCCAACGCCGGGATCAACACGGCCGGGCGGATCATCGAGGTCGTCTCCGGCATGCCGTATGAGACGTTCCTCAATGAACGCATCTTCAAGCCTTTGGGCATGGTCGACGCCACGTTTCGACCCACGGGCGCGAGATTGGCCCGCGTGGCGAAGTCTTACAAGCCCGTCGCGGGCAAGCTGGAAGAGACGACCATCAGCCAGCTCAAGTACCCGCTCGATTCCCTCGACCGCCAGCCGATGCCCGCTGGCGGCCTCTTCGCCACGGCCGACGACGTGCGCCGGTTTTATCAGATGCTGGCCAACGACGGCGTCTTCGAGGGGAAGCGGATCCTCTCCGAGAAGGCCGTCCGGATGATGACCTCCGACCAGTCGGGCGAGGCCCATTCGCACTACGGGTTCGGCATCGGCGTGGGGGGCGACGGCAAAACGTTCTCCCACGGCGGGGCCTATGGCACGGACTCAGGCTACGACAAGGGCCGACGGCTCATCACGGTCTTCCTCGTCCAGCAGGCTTCGTGGACGGATCGCGGCAAGACGGTTTTGCCGACCTTCAAGAAGGCCGCCTTCGAGACCTTCGAGTCGAAGTCCAGGGCCGCAGCGGCGGCCGACGCTCCGAAGCCGAACATCGTGGTGTTGCTCGCCGACGACCTTGGCTTCGGCGACGTGGGCTGCTTCGGGCACCCTCGGATCAAGACGCCCGTGATCGACGGCCTGGCGCGCGAGGGGGCTCGCTTAACGTCCATGTACGCTGGGGCGCCGGTCTGCTCGCCTTCTCGGGCGGCGATGTTCAGCGGGCGGAATCCGAACCGAGTGGGCGTCCGCGACTGGATCGACCAGGGCTCGGGCGTGCATCTGGATCGTTCGGCGGTGACGGTGGCCCAGCGGTTGAAGGAAGCCGGTTACACGACGTGCCTGGCGGGCAAGTGGCACCTCAACAGCAAGTTCGACGGCCAGGAGCCCACGCCCGGCGACTTCGGCTTCGACTACTGGTTCGCCACCCAGAACAACGCCAAGCATCAGGACCCGACCAACTACGTCCGCAACGGCAAGCGTGTCGGCCCGCTCAAGGGGCACGACACGTCGGTGATGGTCGACGAGACCATCAGCTTCATCGAGAAAGCCGGCGACCGCCCCTTCGCCGCGTTCGTCACGTTCCACGCTCCCCACGAGCAGATCGAGACCCCCGCCGAGTACAAGGCGATGTACTCAGACGTCGCCGACGAGACGACCCGCGACTACTACGGCAGCGTCACCCTCATCGACCACGAAGTCGGCCGGCTCCTGGCGGCGCTCGACGCCCACGGCCTGCGCGAGAAGACCCTCGTCGTGTTCACCAGCGACAACGGCCCCGAGGGTTACCTCCGCTACCCCAAGGCGATCCACTCGCATGGCTCGGCCTCGCCGTTGCGGGGGATGAAGTTGTCGATGTTTGAGGGGGGCTTCCGAGTCCCCGGCGTCGTCCGCTGGCCCGGCCGCGTCAAACCGGGGACGGAGATCGCTGAACCCGTCGCCTTCTACGACCTGCTCCCCACCTTCTGCGCCCTCGCCGGGACGACCCCGACCGGGCCGACCGACGGCGCGAACGTGCAACCGCTCCTGGAAGGCCGCGTCTCAACCGTCGACCGCTCCGTCCCGCTCCACTGGCAGTACGACAACTCCCCCGACGGCCCCTGGCGCCTGGCCGTCCGCCGCGGCCCCTGGAAACTTCTCGCCGACGCCGACCGCAGGCAATTCGCCCTCTTCAACCTCGCCGAAGACGTCGCCGAAGCCCACGATAAGGCCGCGGAGCATCCGGAGATCGTCAAGGAGTTGAGCGCGGATTTGAACCGCCTTTATGTGCCGCCGAAGTCATGA
- a CDS encoding DnaJ domain-containing protein has translation MTQGEETAYACCSAGIGRWCWFVWASEEEAKDLASPVSRGYEKNADAAERKAVEAAGEGAKRLPTKWASGYLRHGGRSGGGEEAAPRVKPKSRLSRRPDTNAPARPKAPARLAFLYAASESDQPGSRGEVEVVRHRIVRQTAGKFYVDREPFREEEWTGQEPDAPKPRTLAVDRETLRREGRFPHRGSNFYISEDAGIREVHATLTARHPWCATLGVRFPCSPQSIKAAYRRLAREAHPDAGGDPAEFRAVERAYREALAYFASPDDTAKPGT, from the coding sequence ATGACTCAGGGCGAAGAGACGGCCTATGCTTGCTGCTCGGCCGGGATTGGACGGTGGTGCTGGTTCGTCTGGGCGAGCGAGGAGGAGGCCAAAGACCTGGCTTCCCCCGTGTCGCGGGGCTACGAGAAGAACGCCGATGCGGCCGAGCGGAAGGCCGTCGAGGCGGCCGGCGAGGGGGCCAAGCGGCTGCCGACGAAGTGGGCGTCCGGCTACCTGCGTCACGGCGGCCGATCGGGAGGCGGGGAAGAAGCAGCGCCGCGGGTGAAGCCCAAGAGCCGGCTAAGCCGTCGCCCGGATACGAACGCCCCGGCGAGACCGAAGGCTCCCGCCCGTCTCGCCTTCCTGTACGCCGCGTCCGAGAGCGACCAACCCGGCTCGCGAGGCGAGGTCGAGGTCGTCAGGCACCGGATCGTCCGGCAGACCGCCGGGAAGTTCTACGTCGACCGCGAACCCTTCCGCGAGGAGGAGTGGACCGGACAGGAGCCGGACGCCCCGAAACCTCGGACGCTGGCCGTCGACCGTGAGACCCTGAGGCGCGAGGGGCGGTTTCCCCATCGAGGGTCGAACTTCTACATCAGCGAAGACGCAGGCATCCGGGAGGTGCATGCGACGTTGACGGCTCGACACCCCTGGTGCGCCACGCTCGGCGTGAGGTTCCCCTGCTCGCCGCAATCGATCAAGGCCGCCTATCGAAGACTCGCCCGCGAGGCCCACCCGGACGCCGGCGGCGATCCCGCCGAGTTTCGGGCTGTGGAGCGGGCCTATCGCGAGGCCCTGGCCTACTTCGCCTCGCCTGACGATACGGCGAAGCCCGGGACGTAA
- a CDS encoding PAS domain S-box protein, giving the protein MTALHAAIASAAGLDAARLLGVATALGCAAAALLLARRFGRAVGGSARLPRSVLGAITAFVALSAAGALSTALGDPLPGVRPILAAGQAVAAWAAALRLAKGGRVLPPAPDAEDENGPDCETAVDPDSLSEALGQARRDARWLRLFASRTEEGMIVTDARHRIQWVNAGFTRITGYDADEVLGRVPGAFLQGPESDPAVRAFISQRLRAEKPVRAEILNYAKSGRAYWAAMEIQPLFDADGRLVNFLSVQTDVTERKRAERRLEAQYAVMRILGDCTRLDEAAPHLLATIGRTLDFDVAAFWIWDRNARSPRPAGRPWSSGRVDASSAVEGLGNSLAGPMERVWTTGAPAWVSEIAADRTSPGTETPRRGVRSVVIIPVADAEKSPLIGVLTLFSREPLARDEPLLQVLTTLGRQVGLFAERRKAVREQIEINARLNAMLDASTQSAIVATDPTGLITIFNTGAERMLGYTAGEMIGRTTPLILHDTAEVAARAADLAAETGRPAQGFEALVARARRDDHDVRESTFVRKDGTKIPVLLAVTAVRDPEGVLRGFLNIATDLSQRQAAERQVRLSEARLRRLVEANIFGVAFGEMTGALTDANDAFLDMLGYSRDELADGGVHWLNLVEDTSTRWVRRCRVQLAKHGSCTPFEIQVRRKDGRTLPILLGLARLDETRHDARAPIVAFCLDLTERKDLEDELRRHAADLAEADHRKNQFLAMLGHELRNPLAPIRNAVALLKRRGGDDPDLVWARDVIDRQVSQLAHLVGDLLEIARVDRGKIALQKTPTDVAAVVTAAVETSRPEIDAHGHSLSIVLPPVPTFVMADPIRMAQVLSNLLHNAAKYTRDGGSIQISAAEENGWAVFRVRDDGIGIPPEMLGRVFDVFTQVDRTLDRSEGGLGLGLALVRSLVELHGGTVEARSQGLGRGSEFSVRLPVVAAEPNVDSQAPIDAEAEPESAPPIIMPSRRVLVVDDNVSSSESLALVLQYEGHEVEVVHDGPAALQAVADRDFDVVFMDIGLPGMNGYDVARNLRARPELASLPIVAVTGYADDEARRLSHEAGFDHHFVKPVDPDAILAYVASLEWSEPQPAPAEL; this is encoded by the coding sequence GTGACGGCCCTGCATGCCGCGATTGCATCCGCGGCGGGCCTTGACGCCGCACGCCTGCTGGGCGTCGCGACGGCCCTCGGCTGCGCGGCGGCGGCCTTGCTGCTGGCGCGACGGTTCGGCCGGGCCGTCGGCGGCTCGGCCAGGCTGCCTCGTTCGGTTTTGGGAGCCATAACGGCGTTCGTCGCGCTCTCGGCCGCAGGCGCGCTCTCGACGGCCCTCGGCGATCCTCTTCCCGGCGTTCGGCCGATTCTGGCGGCGGGGCAGGCGGTCGCCGCATGGGCCGCGGCGCTGAGGCTCGCGAAGGGGGGCCGAGTCTTGCCCCCCGCACCCGACGCCGAGGACGAGAACGGCCCCGACTGCGAGACCGCCGTCGACCCCGACTCGCTCTCCGAGGCCCTCGGCCAGGCTCGCCGCGACGCCCGCTGGCTCCGGCTCTTCGCCAGCCGGACCGAGGAGGGGATGATCGTCACCGACGCCCGCCATCGGATCCAGTGGGTCAACGCCGGCTTCACCCGGATCACCGGTTACGACGCCGACGAGGTCCTCGGCCGCGTCCCGGGCGCCTTCCTCCAGGGGCCGGAGTCCGATCCCGCCGTCCGAGCCTTCATCAGCCAGCGACTCCGCGCCGAGAAGCCAGTGCGGGCGGAGATCCTCAACTACGCCAAGAGCGGCCGGGCGTACTGGGCGGCGATGGAGATCCAGCCCCTCTTCGACGCCGACGGCCGGCTGGTGAACTTCCTCTCGGTCCAGACCGACGTTACCGAGCGCAAGCGGGCCGAGCGCCGACTGGAAGCCCAGTACGCCGTGATGCGGATCCTGGGGGACTGCACCCGACTGGACGAAGCAGCCCCCCACCTGCTGGCGACGATCGGCCGAACGCTCGACTTCGACGTGGCCGCCTTCTGGATCTGGGATCGCAACGCTCGGTCTCCCCGGCCGGCGGGTCGGCCCTGGTCGTCGGGCCGGGTCGACGCCTCCTCGGCCGTCGAGGGCCTGGGGAACAGCCTCGCCGGGCCGATGGAGCGGGTCTGGACGACCGGCGCTCCGGCCTGGGTCTCTGAGATCGCCGCCGACCGCACCTCCCCCGGGACCGAGACGCCCCGCCGCGGCGTCCGGAGCGTGGTCATCATCCCGGTGGCCGACGCCGAGAAGTCCCCGCTGATCGGCGTGCTGACCCTCTTCAGCCGCGAGCCCCTCGCCCGCGACGAGCCTCTGCTGCAGGTGCTCACGACGCTCGGCCGGCAGGTCGGCCTGTTCGCCGAACGCCGGAAGGCGGTCCGTGAACAGATCGAGATCAACGCGCGGCTCAACGCGATGCTCGACGCCTCCACCCAGTCGGCCATTGTGGCGACCGATCCGACCGGCCTCATCACGATTTTCAACACCGGCGCCGAGCGGATGCTGGGATACACGGCCGGCGAGATGATCGGCCGGACGACCCCATTGATTCTCCACGACACCGCCGAGGTCGCCGCCCGCGCCGCCGATCTGGCCGCCGAGACCGGCCGCCCCGCCCAGGGCTTCGAGGCCCTCGTCGCCCGGGCCCGCCGCGACGACCATGACGTCCGCGAGTCGACCTTCGTCCGCAAGGACGGCACGAAAATCCCCGTCCTGCTGGCCGTCACCGCCGTCCGCGACCCCGAGGGAGTGCTCCGCGGCTTCCTCAACATCGCCACCGACCTCAGCCAGCGCCAGGCGGCCGAGCGCCAGGTGCGATTGAGCGAGGCCCGGCTGCGGAGGCTCGTCGAGGCCAACATCTTCGGCGTGGCCTTCGGCGAGATGACCGGCGCGCTGACCGACGCCAACGACGCCTTCCTGGACATGCTGGGATATTCGCGCGACGAGCTGGCCGACGGCGGCGTCCACTGGCTGAACCTCGTTGAAGACACGTCCACGCGGTGGGTCCGCCGCTGCCGGGTGCAGCTTGCCAAGCACGGCTCCTGCACGCCGTTCGAGATCCAGGTGCGCCGCAAGGACGGCCGAACGCTGCCCATCCTGCTGGGCCTGGCCCGGCTCGACGAGACCCGCCACGACGCCCGCGCGCCGATCGTCGCCTTCTGCCTGGACCTCACCGAGCGCAAGGATCTGGAGGACGAGCTTCGCCGCCACGCCGCGGATCTCGCCGAGGCCGACCACCGCAAGAACCAGTTCCTCGCCATGCTCGGCCATGAGCTGCGCAACCCGCTGGCCCCGATCCGCAACGCCGTCGCCCTGCTCAAGCGCCGGGGAGGCGACGACCCGGACCTCGTCTGGGCGCGAGACGTGATCGACCGGCAGGTCTCGCAACTCGCCCATCTGGTCGGCGACCTGCTGGAGATCGCCCGGGTGGATCGCGGCAAGATCGCGCTCCAGAAGACGCCGACCGACGTGGCCGCAGTCGTCACGGCGGCCGTGGAGACCAGCCGGCCCGAGATCGACGCCCACGGCCACAGCCTGTCGATCGTGCTCCCGCCCGTTCCGACCTTCGTCATGGCGGACCCGATCCGGATGGCCCAGGTCCTCTCCAACCTGCTGCACAACGCGGCCAAGTACACCCGCGACGGCGGCTCGATCCAGATCTCCGCCGCCGAGGAGAACGGCTGGGCCGTCTTCCGGGTCCGCGACGACGGCATAGGCATCCCCCCCGAGATGCTCGGCCGCGTCTTCGACGTCTTCACCCAGGTCGACCGCACGCTCGACCGCTCCGAGGGGGGCCTGGGCCTGGGCCTGGCGCTGGTCCGCAGCCTCGTTGAGCTGCACGGGGGGACCGTCGAGGCCCGCAGCCAGGGCCTCGGTCGCGGCAGCGAGTTCAGCGTCCGCCTGCCGGTCGTCGCCGCCGAGCCGAACGTCGACTCCCAGGCGCCGATCGACGCCGAGGCCGAGCCCGAATCCGCGCCTCCCATCATCATGCCGTCGCGGCGCGTGCTGGTGGTCGACGACAACGTCTCCTCCTCCGAGAGCCTGGCGTTGGTCCTGCAGTATGAGGGCCATGAGGTGGAGGTCGTCCACGACGGGCCGGCCGCTCTCCAGGCGGTGGCCGATCGAGATTTCGACGTGGTCTTCATGGACATCGGCCTCCCCGGCATGAACGGCTACGACGTGGCGAGGAACCTCCGCGCTCGTCCCGAACTGGCCTCGCTCCCCATCGTCGCCGTCACCGGCTACGCCGACGACGAGGCCCGCCGCCTCTCCCACGAGGCCGGCTTCGACCACCACTTCGTCAAGCCCGTCGACCCCGACGCCATCCTCGCCTACGTGGCCTCCCTCGAATGGTCCGAGCCCCAGCCCGCCCCCGCCGAACTCTAA
- a CDS encoding type II toxin-antitoxin system Phd/YefM family antitoxin: MFDVSRDIQSLTDFKKSTPEFIQQLKETGEPIVLTINGKAEVVVQDAASYQKLRELVEAARIFEGIREGIEDMKAGRTVSLDELKEHARNKHGLSR; encoded by the coding sequence ATGTTCGACGTCAGCCGGGACATCCAGTCGTTGACTGACTTCAAGAAGAGCACGCCCGAATTCATCCAGCAGTTGAAGGAGACGGGCGAGCCCATCGTCCTGACGATCAACGGCAAGGCGGAGGTCGTCGTTCAGGACGCGGCCTCTTACCAGAAGCTACGCGAACTCGTCGAGGCGGCGCGGATCTTTGAGGGGATCCGGGAGGGAATCGAGGACATGAAGGCCGGCCGCACGGTCTCGCTCGATGAACTCAAGGAACACGCGCGGAACAAGCACGGATTATCGCGGTGA
- a CDS encoding glucuronyl esterase domain-containing protein, whose protein sequence is MSTVFDAEVEAQSKANYDEAAVKPYSLPDPLRTVEGREVTTPELWVKTRRPELLRLFESQVFGKTPTPAKPIVVTSEVVSEDSQALGGKAVRRDVTIRFGDGPNAPHMDLLLFLPKDASATHRAPAFLGLNFEGNHAVSNDPGVRVPTCWMRETKDGKIVDHKATEAGRGSVFDRWCVDKIVGRGYALATVCYNDIDPDYDDGFQNGVQPLFYRPGQTKPDPDQWGSIGAWAWGLSRALDYLETVPEVDGKKVAVMGHSRLGKTALWAGAQDQRFALVVSNNSGEGGAALSRRNYGEDVAHLNTSFPHWFCGNYKQYSGHEEKLPVDHHELLALIAPRPLIVSSAEEDRWADPRGEFLSAKAADPVYRLLGTDGLTLKEWPSPAEDSLSKGTLAYRYRPGKHDVLASDWDAYLNFADAHLKK, encoded by the coding sequence ATGTCGACGGTTTTCGATGCCGAGGTGGAGGCTCAGTCGAAGGCCAACTACGACGAGGCGGCGGTCAAGCCGTACTCGCTCCCCGACCCGCTGCGGACCGTCGAGGGCCGCGAGGTCACCACGCCCGAACTCTGGGTGAAGACGCGTCGGCCCGAATTGCTGCGGCTGTTCGAGTCGCAGGTGTTCGGCAAGACGCCCACGCCGGCGAAGCCGATCGTCGTCACATCGGAGGTCGTCTCGGAGGACTCGCAAGCGCTCGGCGGCAAGGCCGTCCGCCGCGACGTCACGATCCGGTTCGGCGACGGGCCGAACGCGCCGCACATGGACCTGCTGCTCTTCCTCCCCAAGGATGCCTCGGCGACCCATCGCGCGCCGGCCTTCCTGGGGCTGAACTTCGAGGGGAACCACGCCGTCAGCAACGATCCGGGCGTGCGCGTGCCGACGTGCTGGATGCGCGAGACCAAGGACGGCAAGATCGTCGACCACAAGGCGACCGAGGCCGGCCGGGGCTCCGTGTTCGACCGCTGGTGCGTCGACAAGATCGTCGGCCGGGGCTACGCCCTGGCGACGGTCTGCTACAACGACATCGACCCCGACTACGACGACGGCTTTCAGAACGGCGTCCAGCCGCTGTTCTACCGCCCCGGCCAGACGAAGCCCGACCCCGATCAGTGGGGCTCCATCGGCGCCTGGGCCTGGGGCTTGAGCCGGGCGCTCGACTACCTGGAAACCGTCCCCGAAGTCGACGGCAAGAAGGTCGCCGTGATGGGCCACTCGCGGCTCGGCAAGACGGCCCTCTGGGCTGGCGCCCAGGACCAGCGATTCGCCCTGGTCGTCTCCAACAACTCGGGCGAAGGGGGCGCAGCGCTCTCGCGACGGAACTACGGCGAGGACGTCGCCCACCTCAACACCAGCTTCCCGCACTGGTTCTGCGGCAACTACAAGCAGTACTCCGGCCACGAGGAAAAGCTCCCCGTCGACCACCACGAGTTGCTCGCCCTGATCGCCCCCCGCCCGCTGATCGTCAGCAGCGCTGAGGAAGACCGTTGGGCCGATCCTCGCGGCGAATTCCTCTCCGCCAAGGCCGCCGACCCCGTCTACCGCCTCCTCGGCACGGACGGCCTGACCCTGAAGGAATGGCCCTCCCCGGCCGAGGACTCCCTGAGCAAGGGGACCCTCGCCTATCGCTACCGCCCCGGCAAGCACGACGTTTTGGCTTCAGACTGGGACGCCTACCTGAACTTCGCGGATGCTCATCTGAAGAAGTGA